In Sphingomonas phyllosphaerae, one DNA window encodes the following:
- a CDS encoding carbon-nitrogen hydrolase family protein — translation MTKIAVVQTTTGIDPAQNAATLVAAIEEAGKQGAAMVFTPEMSGLLDRDRARAAASIVREADDGVLVAVREAAARAGIWVHLGSLALRRPDGRFANRSFVIDAIGNIRARYDKMHLFDVDLPTGESWRESASYAAGDRPVVVGTPLGPMGLSICYDMRFPDLFRALTDAGAQVLSVPASFTRPTGAAHWHILLRARAIEAGVHLVAAAQTGVHPDGRATYGHSLVVDPWGEMLLDMGETPGIGYADIAPARTEDVRARIPALKHRRVVTAPIVIA, via the coding sequence GTGACGAAGATTGCCGTCGTACAGACCACGACCGGGATCGATCCTGCCCAGAATGCCGCGACGCTGGTCGCTGCGATCGAAGAGGCGGGCAAGCAAGGTGCCGCCATGGTCTTCACGCCGGAGATGTCGGGGCTGCTCGACCGCGATCGCGCGCGTGCGGCGGCGTCGATCGTGCGCGAGGCGGACGACGGGGTGCTGGTGGCCGTGCGCGAGGCGGCGGCGCGCGCCGGCATCTGGGTGCATCTCGGCTCGCTGGCGCTTCGGCGGCCTGACGGGCGGTTTGCCAACCGGAGCTTCGTGATCGACGCGATCGGCAACATCCGCGCACGCTATGACAAGATGCATCTCTTCGATGTTGATCTCCCGACCGGCGAAAGCTGGCGCGAGTCGGCAAGCTATGCCGCGGGCGATCGTCCGGTGGTGGTCGGCACGCCGCTGGGACCGATGGGGCTGTCGATCTGTTACGACATGCGCTTTCCCGACCTTTTTCGCGCGCTGACCGACGCGGGCGCGCAGGTGCTGTCGGTTCCCGCCAGCTTCACGCGCCCGACCGGCGCGGCGCATTGGCACATCCTGTTGCGCGCCCGCGCGATCGAGGCGGGCGTCCATTTGGTCGCGGCGGCGCAGACCGGGGTGCATCCCGACGGTCGCGCTACTTACGGTCACTCGCTCGTCGTCGATCCCTGGGGTGAGATGTTGCTCGACATGGGCGAGACGCCGGGGATCGGCTATGCCGACATCGCGCCGGCGCGGACGGAAGATGTGCGCGCGCGTATTCCGGCGCTGAAGCATCGCCGGGTGGTGACCGCACCGATCGTGATCGCCTGA